Below is a genomic region from Cryptomeria japonica unplaced genomic scaffold, Sugi_1.0 HiC_scaffold_474, whole genome shotgun sequence.
TAATAATTCtcctatattttgtttattttgaatAGATTGAAGTAGTAGCTATGGAAATATTAGTTTCATTTTTGGTTATTTTAAAAAGAAGTCTTCTTTGTTAGGGTTATGTTATATTTTCCCTACAAATTCTAGGCATTTCCCCACATTGGCATTGTTGGTTGCATAACACTATTTGTGTATAGTCATGAGGTGAATAGAATAAGTTTCTTTAACTAGTTCTATTCTTTGTAGGTTGATCTTGAGTATACCTTAGATCATTACACTAAGCCTTTTTCTATGATGCTCTATTGTTTTCTTGTGTTCTTTCTATTTCTCTATTTTCAATGGTTTCACACTCTTCTCACAACAATATACTTATTCCCCTATGCATTAACCTCTTTGATAGTCATTCAAAGGGTAGGTTCTTATAGTATGCCCCACGCAAGGCCTCAAACTATCATGCAAATAATGTTCTACTTCCTTCACTTCTACTCACCTTTTTTCTCTACATACGCACACTTAGTATTCCTATGCCTCTCCTCTCATCCATGTAGCTTATGAATTCCCTTCCTCTATTTGTATTTTTGGGCTGTGCATCAAGGATAAAAGCTTCTTCTTAGTTTTTTTTGCTTCCTATTCACAGTAGCTACTCTCTCTCCCTAGCCTATGTCTATGAGCCTCTTCATTAGACCTATTCTTAGACTTTTTGATTTCATATTCAACATTCTCAAGACCATTCCACTTCCCattctcattcttgcctaaaaggaattttatttccttCTATTTAAAATACATTGtggtttttaattttgttttctttcatAATATATGAAAGGTATAAAGTGTAATGTAGCTAATGACTTTCTTCAAGCCAAAAATGTATTCAAATTTGTGAAATAGGCTCGTCATGCATCACAATATCTCACAGGCCTACTTTTGTACTATTTCATGATACTATTCTATCTCTAGATAAGAAGAGAGGCTAGTGTGTTCATTGCATAAGGTTTTGGAAAGAATATGAGAGTATTTTATACAAATGTTTAGTTTCTACAAGGGGTACTAATCAAAGATCATAGGTATTGTCTTTGGCTCATATTTTTTTCTCTTTAGTTGTATATAGGGATTCTACACCATGCCTTTTACCTTTGgtaatgaaataatgaaaatagaGTCCCAAAGTGATGCATTGAGAGGGCAAGAAATGTTTTCCTCCACAAAAGGGGTCTTTTAACTCATTTCATCCCTACTAGTGTTAGTTGGACATGGACAGAAGCTGATTTTGATCTCTTCACTACAACATCCACACttgggaatcaaaattttgtattttTACATGCAAGcaatctatattttattattttaatcacTAGTTATCTAGAATATTTATAGACACTTATGGTTTGAATTCATGTAATTTTATTACATCGTGGTCATCACAACAATATTCTCCATTTTTATTCTTTCCTCCTCATCATCTAACAAGATCTACTATTTCTATTCGGCATGGCCATTTTGTTATTCTACGGAAGTCGGTATGAGGGTTACTTTTTGCATGCTTTTACTTGTTAAGAAAAAAGGTATACAAGTCCTGTAGAGGATTGGTGACTTTGAGAGATTTCCTATTCATATATAAAAAGAAGACATTTTAATACAGTGGTGGATCATTTGGACAACAATGCATGCTAGGAGGAACAAATACCAAGCTATATGATCAAGGAAATTTCGTTAAGTAAGATTGTAATATTAATTTAGATCAAACAACTCAATAAACATGCATCTATGAATAACTGTATAACATGATCTTAAAAACATAAGTATAGTGGCTCAAATGACAAAGACCCAAATATTTTTAGTCCAGCATCAAGCAAATGGAAGATGCTATGTCTCCCTTGCCGACAAACAAATGCAATGATTCAGTTTCTCTAATATGCCAAAGTTTTCTTAACTAAGATATAATTGTTTACTCAAAATTATATCTCCATACAATATGCACTTCAAATAACTTTAGATAGGGATCCAAGGGATGGACTAGTGACACCATTTTTTTGAAGCTATGCAATGAGCTCTGAACTCACAACTTATCCTCTACCACATAAAGACCCACATTCCATTATACTAGGTGTGTCCTCCATGCACTAGATACCACCAATTTTCCAAATCAATCAAAATGGGCTCATGAGGAAATAATAGAAAATATCTTAAACATTGTTAGAAAAAAGGCCACAACTCTTCTTCAAATGCCCATGCTATGAATGCCATTGTACTCCACTTAATCCCTATAAATCTTATGATCTCCATAGCCAATTTTGTCAATTATCATTTGTTTATAAAGCCAAGTTTGGTTCTCTTCCAGCAAATAGAATGAACATGTCCTCATTTACCCTTCCCTACATTGTCAGAAATAAGCCTCACTCCTTAATCAAAACATTTGCAATACTAATACCAATATCAGTTCATAGGAAGTGCATAGGCAAAAACTAGTTCTTAGCCATTCATAGGACCTGCTCTTAATGAGGCTCTCACAATCAAGCTCAATGAATCATGAACAACTAAAACATGTAAGAATTATCAAAACATGCACAACCTGAAATTTAAAATTgttattgcattatatgttgatttgCCATTGGGGTGTTATACAAGAATACCTCGAAATTATAAGACTCTAAATCAGTTAAGACCACGTTAGGAAAATATCGAATTCACTAGTCTTCTTTTATGCCAAATCACATACAGACTATGAAGTCACAATCTCTACTAAATTTTATCACATTGATTAAAAAGTGCAACATACATGTTTAACATCAGCTTTAGATTCAACCTTATTTAACTTACATACCCTACACTTGTCTCTCTATTCAATCTAGCACTATTCTATCAACATTTGGCTAGCATTGGTAGTGCATCACAAGACTTGTTCTAATTAGTATCGGCTGGTTTAAACAAGAATTCAAAAAGCATGTGGATTTAGCTACTTGAAGAAATTGAGTGCGAAAAAGGCAAAGTGACAAACTCAGCAAATGTAACCAAACCCAcgaaaagaaaagaagataaagTTTTTTACAAGCTTTACACTCCTAGTATCAACCAAAAGTTAGGCAAAATGTTTCAATTTCATCGTAATTTTTTTTATCGAAAGTAGATTCTCCACCCACGCATTTTCGTATGTCACTACTATCATAGAGAGTACTAAATCACATCCGAAACAATTTAAGGTGTTCCTCCCCTGACAGATTGGTTGCAGTCCCATATTACATTTGATTAAGCCTCTAGAATGCCAATGAAAGCACCTTGTCCATCCTCTTCACCAAATTCTGTATTGAGCATCTAAAAATGCATCCTCGGAGTCTACTCGCTCCTACTTTCACCTACTCTTACCtcccctttttcttctcttctgtgTCCTTTACCGTAGCTTGAGGGAGAGGCCATCACAAACAATATTCCAGTGCCAAAACTCAAAATGCATCAAACAATTTTCTCTGTTTCCTATGTAACATCTTTACATATCTACTATTGGTACCATCAAAGTgtgatttttctcaaaattttctctgtTTCCTATGTCACTAATATTATACTAGTATCTTCTATTTCTCAATGTCTCTTACCAGAACGCTGATTGTACGTGTATTGATCCTTCAATTACTTAATCTAAATAAactattcaaattttaaaatttaatataaataaattagaATGAAGCGGAACTATGATAAGCTTTCCTCCGagtgaaaattaaattaaaaaaacgaGAGTTGTGCCCCAAAAAAAAccattttcttttcctctactctAATGTAACAAAGTAATAACTAACGAAAATTTGAGACTATTGTAAATTAAATTTAACAAATATATAGTTATTTTACCGAAAGGTGTTTCAATCATGCTGCGTAGACgtttcttttcaaaatatatatatatgaatatgattgAGGGCTCCTAAAAATATCAACGGACAGTTCGATCAAAATGAATATGATACCAGGTCTCCCAAAAGATTTGATAGTGCAATGCCTCATAAAAGTTCCTTACAAATTCCACAACCACCTTAGGGCCGTCTGCAAGAGTTGGAACGCTGTGCTGAGCAGTCCCAACTTCTATAAAGAGCGACAGCGCCATAATGAGTGCGAGGAGGGAATAGCTTATTTTCACCTAACACAGAGACCAAGTAATTGGGAAGTAATTATTTACTACCCGCATGGGAATTGGTTGGAAAGACTGCCTCGAGCCCCGGAAGAGTTTATTTCAGATTGGGAAGTCTATTTTAATGAGTTCAATTTTGTATACGTTAGATCAAAACATCATCTGGTTGCTATCGGGCTTCTCAACAAGTACGACAATAGAGCAAgtgttttgatgtttgatttttTATCTCGCACATGGAGGCTCGGCCACGACATGCCTTTCCGTCGATACCAGTCTGCATGCGCAGTGTCACCGTCTCCTAATGGTCTTGTCTATATTACCGGTGGTGTCGAGAATCTTTCACAGAACCCCATCAGTCCCCATCTACTGGAATCTTATGTTTTCAATGTAGAGGAAAACAAATGGGACGTTTTACCTCGTATGAATCCCGATAGCCCTCAATATTACTGTGTTGCTGAGTTTGTTGATGACAGGTTTTATGTAGTCCCCGATCATGGGCGCAGCTTACAAGTTTACGATCCTCAAATACGACTATGGAAAACCATAAATACTGACAATACCGGTGAGAATGTTGTGAACTGTATATCTGCTTTTGGGAGGTTGTATTGGTTTGGGTTGAGGAGGGACACTCTAGTCTTAGAAGAATTCGATTTTGCCAATAATTTATTTACTACAGTCGGACAATATCCTTTCCAAATTCGTGCTGTGGACCGTGCTGTGCTGTGCCGTGATTGTATTTTTGTAAATGTCCTGGATTACAGTAGTTCGTTGTATTATCTTTTTAATCTCCTGGATAAGAGATGGACTCAAATCGAGATGCCTGCAGAGTTTCCAACTTTTAGTTTTGTATCAACAAAGTTTGCTGCTGTGCAAATTTGATATGTGTGGTTAACAAGTAAACTATGATATTTTTATTGCCTCCTTGTATCGCTTTTAAATATATTAAGCTAACATTTTGTTTTTAGTCAGTTACTTgtgtttgaaatatttaattaatacaatttcttttgtattaattttttttCCATAAATGTTACTGAAATAGGATTTATCATACTATTTCCTATTTTGtttcttgattttattttttatttgattttaattttttatattttttaaatacttaaagtttgagatatttcttttctttataatatattgtttgtgtaaatatatttaaaatcaaaatatataaaAACTGATATTAATAGTTTGTTCTTGTATTTGATGTATAATATGAGATTACATTTGTTATGTCAATGTTtgatttgtatttaaaattttaaatcttaATGTTTGtttcatatttaaaattttaagtGAAAAATAATTGAATTCTAACCACTTCAATACATGTCTATTTTGAAGATTCTATATTTGATCCTTTTTTATGTGTAAACCTAATCAATAAATGTTTATGAAAAAGGAATTTCTCATTGAGAAAGGATGTCATGTTAGCCAATAATGTTGATTATGCTTTTAAACAAAATTTGACACATATAAATCAATTAAAAGAATACTTGAAACATAAGTTAATTAAATTATTTGATAAATGTGATTTATATAATGTGAAAAAACACAAAATATAAATTCATTACTAATAACTTATGGTACATATCCATCATTTGTACAagatatattttagtcactttatACAATTCTTCTATAAGCAATGTAAGTTGCTAAAAATTTGAAATGACTTCCAATTTTCTATGAATATCAAAAGTATCTTTTTACAGTGTCTAACTTAGTATAAATTTTATAGGGCATATCTAGGTgtatagaataattaaataataaagtgaTTCTTATACTATATGTAAATTAAagtatttaaattaattatttaaattttattaactTTTAAAGATAAATTCCAAATAACCATATAAAACTATTTTAATTTAAGAGTTTAACATgttcaataaatattttatgttatcaAATTATAATAATAGTAAAATTAAAAAAgtgtttttaaatataaataattataataaaatcaatataAATATAGTGACTACATCTCTTATTTTACTTTATTATTTTGTTGACCTAAACCTTATCTTATCAGTACTTGCCATTAGACTATTACTATTggttattattcaattgtttctccatcaataAGAATTGTGaattattttctttatgttttaattttatttttatttttaagttaagatgtgtgatttttaaattttttaatcataGAAGCTATTTTGTCGAATCTAATTGGTTAaaaaaatttacatcttattatTGGATTTCACACATCCACCTTTTTAACTCAATTTTTGAGGTCATGCTAATGCaatatttagtatgttttaaacaatataatataatataatatatttttttgatagATAAACTATTGGTAGGGTAACTCCCCATATATTGATCAAGAATAGAAAATATAAAACTGAATAGGAAGAAAGGAGGACTTCTCAATCAATGAGTCTGTTTATACTGGAAATTAAATGGCAAATCCTACGACCCATATCTAACATAATATCTTTGACAATTTAGATTTTACATTGAAGAACATAAAGTTCTTGCTATCCAAAATTATGTCTATCCTAGCAAATACACTATACTAATGATGGACCCAACAAAAAACTATTTAGTGTTAACATTTCTTTGATATAGCACCAAGCTAGAGAATAATTTTGCTATTAATACACAACCTAGAGCATCTATGTTTTAACCTTCCTCCTCCATGTCCATATTGTCTAATTCATTAGGAATTTCTTCAACCACCTCAGTTTCTTTAATTTGTTTCTCCAAACCTTCCTGATAGACGTAAGTGAAAATTCAATCGACTATTAGATTTGCCACTGTGTTAGTCTAGTTCAAAAGAAAATTGAGACCCCTAACCATTATCtctttattgtcttgatattaatCTTCATGATCGATTAAGATGAATAGTAGTTTTGGAACATCTTTGTCCTCTTTATCAAAATAATTGGGTAATGGGATCTAGATATTATCAATATTTCTGACAATGTCATCTAGGCCTCCCAAAAATTGGttcttaaatatttatttaattatctttttgcCCATAGGATTGCTCAAAACTTTGTCTAGAGAAATGGCCAGGAACATTGACTAGATATCAAAATTAACTCGATACCTATTATCTTCCATTATGAAATCCTCCCCAAGCACCAATTTGATTGCATATAACATAATTGGGTGCTTATACCTCAATATTGTGCACAACCTCTTATCATTAACTCATATAACACAATCTAGAAATATTCACAAAcaatgtgaattgcatcacaacaaccgcaacaaTTCAGATTACCAAAATCATTACCATCTCATCACTGGAGATCAAGAACAATCATCAAAACTAACTGTTAAAATGAAAGGTTTACTTgtggacatccaaatcatgaaTCAATCGAACTGAGGATACACATCAATGTCTAGAATATATCCCATACATCCACAAAACTAGAATatcgaataacatgaacaactaaatGTCGAtctcaataccagatctcataactcaatcagaaCATCAGGCGAAGCACAGAaaattatgttgaatcaactagagatacattTCAAAATCCATTAAATGGCATCAGCTCAACcacaacacactgaccaaaccaataATATTGGAATAcataaaagaatatgttgacatcaatgagaatgcATTAGTCCAACAAAATCCTCAACAATATCTAACAGATGGCAaaatatgaatgtgaaaataaatcaatgcaaagaaagaaattgtCCCTAAGAAATCTCCATTAGCTCAAATAACTCAAATTACAAAACTAAGAATTCattagg
It encodes:
- the LOC131028397 gene encoding F-box/kelch-repeat protein SKIP20-like, with the protein product MNMIPGLPKDLIVQCLIKVPYKFHNHLRAVCKSWNAVLSSPNFYKERQRHNECEEGIAYFHLTQRPSNWEVIIYYPHGNWLERLPRAPEEFISDWEVYFNEFNFVYVRSKHHLVAIGLLNKYDNRASVLMFDFLSRTWRLGHDMPFRRYQSACAVSPSPNGLVYITGGVENLSQNPISPHLLESYVFNVEENKWDVLPRMNPDSPQYYCVAEFVDDRFYVVPDHGRSLQVYDPQIRLWKTINTDNTGENVVNCISAFGRLYWFGLRRDTLVLEEFDFANNLFTTVGQYPFQIRAVDRAVLCRDCIFVNVLDYSSSLYYLFNLLDKRWTQIEMPAEFPTFSFVSTKFAAVQI